In Zobellia roscoffensis, the following are encoded in one genomic region:
- the rpoB gene encoding DNA-directed RNA polymerase subunit beta, with the protein MFTQQTERINFASAKNTPEYPDFLDIQIKSFQDFFQLETKSDERGNEGLYNTFMENFPITDTRNQFVLEFLDYFIDPPRYSIQECIERGLTYSVPLKARLKLYCTDPEHEDFETIVQDVYLGTIPYMTPSGTFVINGAERVVVSQLHRSPGVFFGQSFHANGTKLYSARVIPFKGSWIEFATDINGVMYAYIDRKKKLPVTTLFRAIGFERDKDILEIFDLSEEVKVSNAGLKKVLGRKLAARVLNTWHEDFVDEDTGEVVSIERNEIVIDRDTVLEKDHIAEILDTDVKTILLHKESNAQSDYSIIHNTLQKDPTNSEKEAVEHIYRQLRNAEPPDEETARGIIDKLFFSDQRYNLGEVGRYRMNKKLQLDIGMDKQVLTKEDIITIIKYLIELINSKAEIDDIDHLSNRRVRTVGEQLSSQFGVGLARMARTIRERMNVRDNEVFTPIDLINAKTLSSVINSFFGTNQLSQFMDQTNPLAEITHKRRLSALGPGGLSRERAGFEVRDVHYTHYGRLCPIETPEGPNIGLISSLAVFSKVNPMGFLETPYRKVDNAKVNTEEFVYLSAEEEEGMKIAQANIPLKEDGQIDTEKVIAREEGDFPVVDPSEINYTDVAPNQIASISASLIPFLEHDDANRALMGSNMMRQAVPLLRPQSPIVGTGLERQVASDSRVLINAEGDGTVEYVDAKMITVKYDRTDAERLVSFEEDSKSYNLVKFRKTNQGTSINLKPIVRRGDKVKKGQVLCEGYATEKGELALGRNLTVAFMPWKGYNFEDAIVISEKVVREDIFTSIHVDEYSLEVRDTKLGAEELTHDIPNVSEEATKDLDENGMIRIGAEVKPGDILIGKITPKGESDPTPEEKLLRAIFGDKAGDVKDASLKASPSLRGVVIDKKLFSRSVKDKRKRSEDKEELNKLELEYEVKFQELKDILIEKLFSLINGKTSQGVLNDLGEEVLPKGKKYTLKMLNSVDDFAHLVGGSWTMDKDTNESVADLLHNYKIKLNDLQGNLRRDKFTISVGDELPAGIMKLAKVYVAKKRKLKVGDKMAGRHGNKGIVSRIVRQEDMPFLADGTPVDIVLNPLGVPSRMNIGQIYETVLGWAGLKLGKKYATPIFDGASLEQINEYTDEAGIPRFGHTYLHDGGTGKRFDQPATVGVIYMLKLGHMVDDKMHARSIGPYSLITQQPLGGKAQFGGQRFGEMEVWALEAYGASATLREILTVKSDDVIGRAKTYESIVKGETMPEPGLPESFNVLMHELKGLGLDIRLEE; encoded by the coding sequence ATGTTCACACAACAGACTGAGAGAATAAATTTTGCATCCGCTAAGAACACACCGGAGTATCCGGATTTCTTGGACATTCAGATAAAATCGTTTCAAGACTTTTTTCAGCTAGAAACAAAATCTGATGAAAGAGGCAATGAAGGTTTATACAATACCTTCATGGAAAACTTCCCTATTACGGACACCAGAAACCAGTTCGTACTTGAATTTTTAGATTACTTCATAGACCCGCCAAGATATTCTATCCAAGAATGTATAGAGCGTGGTCTTACTTATAGTGTTCCGTTAAAGGCACGATTAAAATTATACTGTACCGATCCTGAGCACGAAGATTTTGAAACTATCGTGCAAGATGTGTATTTGGGTACTATACCTTACATGACGCCAAGTGGTACATTTGTTATCAACGGGGCAGAAAGGGTTGTAGTGTCTCAGTTACACCGTTCTCCAGGTGTTTTCTTCGGTCAGTCATTTCATGCTAACGGCACCAAATTATATTCTGCCAGAGTAATACCGTTTAAAGGTTCGTGGATAGAATTTGCAACAGATATTAACGGTGTAATGTATGCATACATTGATCGTAAAAAGAAGTTGCCTGTAACTACTCTTTTTAGAGCTATTGGTTTTGAAAGAGATAAAGATATTCTTGAAATTTTTGACCTTTCTGAAGAGGTTAAAGTTTCAAACGCAGGTCTTAAAAAAGTATTAGGACGTAAATTGGCCGCTAGGGTTTTGAACACTTGGCATGAAGATTTTGTTGATGAAGATACTGGCGAGGTTGTTTCTATTGAAAGAAATGAAATAGTAATTGATCGTGATACTGTTTTAGAAAAAGATCATATTGCTGAAATATTGGATACTGATGTAAAGACAATTCTTCTTCATAAGGAGAGTAATGCACAATCAGATTATTCTATAATTCATAATACATTACAGAAGGATCCAACAAACTCTGAAAAAGAAGCTGTTGAGCATATCTATCGTCAATTACGTAACGCTGAGCCGCCCGATGAGGAGACTGCACGTGGTATTATTGATAAATTATTCTTTTCTGATCAACGTTACAACTTAGGTGAAGTTGGTCGTTATAGAATGAATAAAAAATTACAGTTGGATATTGGAATGGACAAGCAAGTCTTGACTAAAGAAGATATCATAACTATTATTAAATATTTGATCGAACTTATCAACTCTAAAGCAGAGATTGATGATATTGATCACCTTTCTAACCGTCGTGTTCGTACTGTTGGTGAACAATTGTCATCTCAGTTTGGTGTAGGTCTTGCTCGTATGGCAAGAACTATTCGTGAACGTATGAACGTTCGTGATAACGAAGTGTTTACTCCGATAGATTTGATTAACGCCAAGACTTTGTCTTCTGTGATTAATTCTTTCTTTGGTACGAATCAGTTGTCTCAGTTTATGGATCAAACCAATCCATTAGCAGAAATTACGCACAAACGTAGGTTATCTGCATTAGGACCAGGTGGTCTTTCAAGAGAGCGTGCTGGTTTTGAGGTTCGTGATGTACACTATACACACTACGGTAGACTTTGTCCGATTGAAACTCCTGAGGGTCCAAACATTGGTTTGATATCTTCATTGGCGGTATTTTCTAAAGTAAACCCAATGGGCTTCTTGGAAACTCCATATCGTAAGGTTGACAATGCCAAGGTGAATACGGAAGAATTCGTTTACCTAAGTGCAGAGGAAGAAGAAGGAATGAAAATTGCTCAGGCAAACATTCCATTGAAAGAAGATGGACAGATAGATACTGAGAAGGTTATTGCACGTGAAGAAGGTGATTTCCCAGTTGTAGATCCAAGTGAAATCAACTATACGGATGTTGCGCCAAACCAGATAGCGTCTATTTCAGCATCACTTATTCCTTTCTTGGAACATGATGATGCCAACCGTGCTTTGATGGGGTCTAACATGATGCGCCAAGCTGTGCCATTGTTAAGACCACAATCTCCTATTGTGGGTACCGGTCTTGAGCGTCAAGTTGCTTCAGATTCAAGAGTACTTATAAATGCAGAAGGTGATGGTACTGTTGAGTACGTAGATGCAAAGATGATTACGGTTAAGTATGATCGTACTGATGCTGAGCGTTTGGTTAGTTTTGAAGAAGATTCAAAATCATATAACTTGGTTAAGTTTAGAAAAACAAACCAAGGTACAAGCATTAACTTAAAACCAATTGTAAGAAGAGGTGATAAAGTTAAGAAAGGTCAGGTTCTTTGTGAAGGATATGCTACAGAAAAAGGGGAATTGGCATTAGGTCGTAACCTTACCGTGGCATTTATGCCATGGAAAGGGTATAACTTTGAGGATGCAATCGTTATTTCTGAAAAAGTAGTTCGTGAAGATATCTTTACGTCAATTCATGTAGATGAATACTCTTTAGAGGTTAGAGATACTAAATTAGGTGCTGAGGAATTAACTCATGATATTCCTAACGTTTCGGAAGAGGCTACTAAAGACTTGGATGAAAACGGTATGATTCGTATCGGTGCTGAAGTGAAGCCTGGTGATATCTTGATTGGTAAGATTACGCCAAAAGGTGAGTCTGATCCAACTCCTGAAGAAAAATTACTTAGAGCTATTTTTGGTGATAAAGCAGGTGATGTAAAAGATGCGTCTTTAAAAGCGTCTCCATCATTACGTGGTGTTGTTATCGATAAAAAATTATTTTCTCGTTCGGTAAAAGATAAGCGTAAGCGTTCTGAAGATAAAGAAGAGCTTAACAAGTTAGAGTTAGAATATGAAGTGAAGTTTCAAGAGTTGAAAGACATCTTGATTGAGAAACTTTTTAGTCTAATAAACGGTAAGACGTCTCAAGGTGTATTGAACGATTTAGGTGAAGAAGTATTACCAAAAGGTAAGAAATACACGCTTAAAATGTTAAACTCTGTTGATGACTTTGCTCACTTGGTAGGTGGTAGCTGGACAATGGATAAGGATACGAACGAATCTGTTGCAGATTTACTACACAACTATAAGATTAAGCTAAATGATCTTCAAGGAAACTTGAGAAGAGATAAGTTTACAATTTCTGTTGGTGATGAATTGCCAGCTGGTATTATGAAATTGGCTAAAGTTTATGTGGCTAAAAAGCGTAAGCTTAAAGTAGGTGATAAAATGGCGGGTCGTCACGGTAACAAAGGTATTGTTTCTCGTATCGTTCGTCAGGAAGATATGCCTTTCTTGGCAGATGGAACTCCAGTTGATATTGTATTGAATCCATTGGGTGTACCTTCTCGTATGAACATTGGTCAGATTTACGAAACCGTATTAGGTTGGGCCGGTCTTAAGTTAGGCAAGAAATATGCGACACCTATTTTTGATGGAGCTTCTTTGGAGCAAATTAACGAGTATACAGATGAAGCTGGTATTCCAAGATTTGGTCATACCTACCTTCATGATGGTGGAACAGGTAAGCGTTTTGATCAGCCGGCAACAGTTGGTGTAATCTATATGCTGAAACTTGGGCACATGGTAGATGATAAGATGCACGCACGTTCTATAGGACCGTACTCTCTTATTACACAGCAGCCATTAGGTGGTAAAGCACAGTTTGGTGGTCAGCGTTTTGGAGAGATGGAAGTTTGGGCTCTAGAGGCATATGGTGCTTCGGCAACTTTACGTGAAATATTAACCGTTAAGTCGGATGATGTTATTGGTAGAGCTAAGACCTATGAGTCAATAGTTAAGGGCGAGACCATGCCAGAACCCGGTTTACCGGAATCTTTCAACGTATTGATGCACGAACTTAAAGGTTTGGGCTTAGATATCCGTTTGGAAGAATAG
- the rpoC gene encoding DNA-directed RNA polymerase subunit beta', whose product MARIKDNNPVKRFDKISIGLASPEAILAESRGEVLKPETINYRTHKPERDGLFCERIFGPVKDYECACGKYKRIRYRGIVCDRCGVEVTEKKVRRDRVGHINLVVPVAHIWYFRSLPNKIGYLLGLPSKKLDMIIYYERYVVIQPGIAKGPEGEEINKMDFLTEEEYLTILESIPIENQYLEDSDPNKFIAKMGAECLIDLLARIDLKELSYQLRHKANTETSKQRKTEALKRLQVVEALRESQENRENRPEWMIMKVIPVIPPELRPLVPLDGGRFATSDLNDLYRRVIIRNNRLKRLVEIKAPEVILRNEKRMLQEAVDSLFDNTRKASAVKTESNRPLKSLSDSLKGKQGRFRQNLLGKRVDYSARSVIVVGPELNLYECGLPKDMAAELYKPFVIRKLIERGIVKTVKSAKKIIDKKEPVVWDILENVLKGHPVLLNRAPTLHRLGIQAFQPKLIEGKAIRLHPLACTAFNADFDGDQMAVHLPLGPEAILEAQLLMLASQNILNPANGSPITVPSQDMVLGLYYMTKERKSTPEVPVKGEGLTFYSAEEVEIAFNEGQVDLNAGIKVRAKDFNEEGDLVNQIIPTTVGRVLFNNNVPVEAGYINQVLNKKALRNIIGDILAVTSIPATADFLDRIKTMGYDFAFKGGLSFSLGDIIIPPEKHEMIADANGQVDGIMSNYNMGLITNNERYNQVIDVWTSTNAELTELAMKRIREDQQGFNSVYMMLDSGARGSKEQIRQLTGMRGLMAKPKKSTAGGGEIIENPILSNFKEGLSILEYFISTHGARKGLADTALKTADAGYLTRRLVDVSQDVIINITDCETLRGVEVSALKKNEEVVESLGARILGRVSLHDVFDPLTEEQLLSAGQEIMEIDAKRIEESPVEKVEVRSALTCEAPKGICAQCYGRNLSTNKMVQRGEAVGVVAAQSIGEPGTQLTLRTFHVGGIAGNISEDNKLIAKFSGVAEIEDLRTVVAIDKEGKPATIVISRTSEIKVIDKKTGITLSTNNIPYGSQLFIENGATIAKEDVICSWDPYNGVIVSEFPGKIAYENIEQGVTYQVEIDEQTGFQEKVISESRNKKLIPTLLIQDSKGETLRSYNLPVGSHIMVDDGEKIKEGKTLVKIPRKSAKAGDITGGLPRVTELFEARNPSNPAVVSEIDGVVSFGKIKRGNREIIIESKLGEIKKYLVKLSNQILVQENDYVRAGMPLSDGSITPEDILKIKGPSAVQQYLVNEVQEVYRLQGVKINDKHFEVVVRQMMRKVRIQDPGNTIFLENQLIHKDDFIRENDEIFGKKVVVEVGDSENLKAGQIITARELRDENSVLKRSDKNLVTAEDAVAATATPILQGITRASLQTKSFISAASFQETTKVLNEAAVSGKVDTLEGLKENVIVGHKIPAGTGMRDYGNIIVGSKEEYDEIMARKEALKF is encoded by the coding sequence ATGGCTAGAATAAAAGATAATAATCCAGTAAAAAGGTTTGATAAAATTTCTATCGGATTGGCCTCTCCAGAAGCAATTTTGGCGGAGTCAAGAGGGGAAGTTCTTAAGCCTGAAACTATTAACTATAGAACGCACAAGCCAGAGCGTGACGGTCTTTTTTGCGAGCGTATATTCGGTCCTGTAAAGGATTATGAATGTGCTTGTGGTAAGTATAAAAGAATTCGCTACCGTGGTATTGTTTGTGATCGTTGTGGTGTAGAGGTTACTGAAAAGAAAGTACGTAGAGATAGGGTAGGGCACATTAACTTGGTAGTTCCTGTAGCTCACATCTGGTACTTCCGTTCGTTGCCTAACAAAATAGGATACCTTTTAGGTTTGCCTTCCAAGAAATTGGATATGATTATTTACTACGAACGTTACGTAGTAATTCAACCAGGTATAGCTAAAGGTCCTGAGGGTGAAGAAATCAACAAAATGGATTTCTTGACCGAAGAGGAGTACTTAACTATTTTGGAATCTATTCCAATTGAAAATCAATATTTAGAAGATTCAGACCCTAATAAGTTTATAGCTAAAATGGGTGCTGAATGTCTTATAGACCTTTTAGCTCGTATAGACTTAAAAGAGCTTTCATACCAATTGCGTCACAAAGCAAATACAGAGACTTCTAAGCAAAGAAAAACAGAAGCGTTAAAAAGACTTCAAGTTGTTGAGGCGCTTCGTGAATCTCAAGAAAATAGAGAAAACAGACCTGAATGGATGATCATGAAGGTAATTCCGGTAATTCCGCCAGAATTACGTCCATTGGTACCGCTAGATGGTGGTCGTTTCGCTACTTCAGATTTAAATGATCTGTATAGAAGGGTGATTATCCGTAACAACCGTTTAAAAAGGTTGGTAGAGATAAAAGCTCCTGAGGTAATTCTTAGAAATGAGAAACGTATGCTTCAAGAAGCGGTAGATTCTCTTTTCGATAACACTAGAAAGGCTTCAGCTGTTAAAACTGAATCTAACAGACCTTTAAAATCACTTTCAGATTCATTAAAAGGTAAGCAAGGTCGTTTCCGTCAAAACTTACTTGGTAAGCGTGTTGATTATTCTGCACGTTCGGTAATTGTTGTTGGACCGGAATTGAACTTATACGAATGTGGTCTTCCAAAAGATATGGCTGCTGAATTATACAAGCCTTTCGTTATCAGAAAACTGATAGAAAGAGGTATTGTTAAGACAGTAAAGTCCGCTAAGAAGATTATAGACAAAAAAGAGCCTGTAGTTTGGGATATTTTAGAGAATGTATTGAAAGGTCACCCAGTTCTATTGAACCGTGCCCCAACGTTACACCGTTTAGGTATTCAAGCATTCCAACCGAAATTGATTGAAGGTAAAGCAATTCGTCTTCACCCGTTGGCGTGTACCGCCTTTAACGCGGATTTTGATGGAGATCAGATGGCTGTTCACTTACCATTAGGTCCTGAGGCTATTTTGGAAGCGCAATTATTGATGTTGGCTTCACAAAATATATTAAACCCTGCGAATGGTTCGCCTATTACGGTACCATCACAGGATATGGTTCTGGGTCTGTATTATATGACCAAAGAACGTAAGTCGACACCTGAAGTGCCTGTTAAAGGTGAAGGATTGACTTTTTACTCTGCCGAAGAGGTTGAGATAGCGTTCAATGAAGGACAGGTTGATTTGAATGCGGGTATTAAAGTACGCGCAAAAGACTTTAACGAAGAAGGTGATTTGGTAAACCAAATTATTCCTACTACCGTGGGTCGTGTATTGTTCAATAATAACGTACCTGTAGAAGCTGGTTATATTAACCAAGTTCTAAATAAGAAAGCTTTAAGAAATATCATTGGTGATATTTTAGCGGTTACTAGTATTCCGGCTACAGCTGATTTCCTAGATAGAATTAAGACTATGGGATATGATTTTGCCTTCAAAGGTGGATTATCCTTTAGCTTAGGTGATATTATTATCCCGCCAGAGAAGCATGAAATGATTGCTGATGCTAATGGTCAGGTAGATGGTATTATGAGCAACTATAACATGGGGCTTATTACCAATAATGAACGTTACAATCAGGTTATTGATGTTTGGACTTCTACGAATGCTGAATTGACAGAATTGGCAATGAAACGTATTCGTGAGGATCAGCAAGGATTCAACTCGGTATATATGATGCTTGATTCTGGTGCAAGGGGTTCTAAAGAACAGATTCGCCAGTTAACAGGTATGCGTGGTTTGATGGCTAAGCCTAAAAAATCTACTGCCGGTGGTGGTGAGATTATTGAAAACCCGATTTTATCGAACTTTAAAGAAGGTCTTTCTATCCTTGAGTATTTTATTTCTACTCACGGTGCTCGTAAAGGTCTTGCAGATACTGCCCTTAAAACGGCAGATGCAGGGTACTTAACACGTCGTTTGGTAGATGTTTCTCAGGATGTTATCATTAACATTACAGATTGTGAGACCTTAAGAGGTGTAGAAGTTTCTGCATTGAAAAAGAATGAAGAAGTTGTTGAGTCTCTAGGGGCACGTATATTGGGTAGAGTTTCTTTACATGATGTATTTGATCCGTTGACTGAAGAGCAATTACTTTCTGCAGGTCAGGAAATAATGGAGATTGATGCTAAACGAATTGAAGAATCTCCTGTAGAGAAGGTTGAAGTACGTTCAGCATTAACATGTGAAGCTCCTAAAGGAATTTGTGCTCAATGTTACGGTAGAAACCTTTCTACTAATAAAATGGTGCAAAGAGGTGAAGCTGTTGGTGTTGTTGCGGCACAATCAATAGGTGAACCAGGTACTCAGCTTACATTGCGTACTTTCCACGTGGGTGGTATTGCAGGTAACATTTCTGAAGATAATAAGTTGATCGCTAAATTTAGCGGTGTAGCGGAAATTGAAGATTTAAGAACTGTTGTAGCTATAGATAAAGAAGGTAAACCGGCAACAATCGTAATTTCTAGAACGTCTGAAATTAAGGTTATAGATAAGAAAACTGGTATAACATTAAGTACTAATAACATACCTTATGGTTCTCAGTTATTCATTGAAAATGGAGCAACAATAGCTAAAGAAGATGTTATTTGTTCTTGGGATCCATATAACGGTGTAATTGTTTCTGAATTTCCAGGAAAAATTGCTTACGAAAATATAGAGCAAGGTGTTACTTATCAAGTTGAAATTGATGAGCAGACCGGTTTCCAAGAGAAAGTGATTTCAGAATCTCGTAACAAAAAGTTGATACCAACTCTTTTGATTCAAGATAGTAAGGGTGAAACATTACGTTCATATAACCTTCCTGTTGGATCACACATCATGGTAGATGATGGTGAAAAGATTAAAGAGGGTAAAACACTTGTGAAAATTCCACGTAAATCTGCTAAGGCAGGAGATATTACAGGTGGTCTTCCAAGAGTAACTGAACTTTTTGAAGCTCGTAACCCTTCTAACCCAGCAGTTGTTTCTGAGATAGATGGTGTTGTTTCTTTTGGGAAAATCAAAAGAGGTAACCGTGAAATCATTATAGAATCTAAATTAGGTGAAATCAAGAAATACTTGGTGAAGCTTTCTAATCAGATTTTGGTTCAGGAAAATGATTATGTTCGTGCAGGTATGCCATTATCAGATGGTTCTATAACTCCTGAAGATATTCTTAAAATTAAAGGCCCATCTGCTGTTCAGCAATACTTAGTGAACGAAGTTCAAGAAGTATACCGTTTACAAGGTGTGAAGATTAATGATAAGCATTTTGAAGTAGTTGTAAGACAGATGATGCGTAAGGTTCGTATTCAGGATCCAGGAAATACTATCTTCTTAGAGAATCAATTGATTCATAAAGATGATTTCATTAGAGAAAATGATGAAATCTTCGGAAAGAAAGTTGTTGTAGAAGTAGGTGATTCTGAAAATCTTAAGGCAGGTCAGATTATTACTGCTCGTGAATTGAGAGATGAGAATTCTGTCCTAAAGCGTTCTGATAAGAATCTTGTGACGGCTGAAGATGCAGTTGCGGCTACGGCTACACCTATACTACAAGGTATTACACGTGCGTCTTTACAGACTAAATCGTTTATATCTGCGGCATCTTTCCAAGAGACTACTAAAGTATTGAACGAAGCTGCTGTAAGTGGTAAAGTAGATACATTAGAAGGCTTGAAGGAGAATGTTATTGTTGGACATAAAATACCGGCAGGAACAGGTATGAGAGACTATGGTAACATCATTGTAGGCTCTAAAGAAGAGTATGATGAAATTATGGCGCGTAAAGAAGCCTTGAAATTTTAA
- a CDS encoding DUF3467 domain-containing protein: MSEKEQKQNQINIELDEKTAEGIYSNLAIINHSVSEFVVDFISMMPGAPKAKVKSRIVLTPQHAKKFLKALNDNVKRFEAAHGTIKDYEQPPIPMNFGPTGEA; encoded by the coding sequence ATGAGCGAAAAAGAACAAAAGCAGAACCAGATTAACATAGAGTTGGATGAAAAGACAGCGGAAGGTATTTATTCTAATTTAGCTATTATCAACCATTCTGTTTCAGAATTTGTAGTTGATTTTATTAGCATGATGCCAGGAGCGCCAAAGGCTAAGGTGAAGAGTAGAATAGTTCTTACGCCGCAGCATGCCAAAAAGTTTTTAAAGGCTTTGAACGATAATGTAAAGCGTTTTGAAGCTGCACATGGTACCATAAAGGACTATGAGCAACCACCAATACCTATGAATTTTGGCCCTACTGGAGAGGCTTAA
- a CDS encoding peptide chain release factor 3, which yields MSFKDEIQRRRTFGIISHPDAGKTTLTEKLLLFGGAIQEAGAVKNNKIKKTATSDFMEIERQRGISVATSVLAFIYKDKKINILDTPGHKDFAEDTFRTLTAVDSVIVVVDVAKGVEEQTVKLVEVCRMRSIPMIVFINKLDREGRDAFDLLDDLEQKLGLAVTPLSFPIGMGYDFKGIYNIYEKNINLFSGDSKKNIEETIAFDSIESPELEQIIGNSAAEELRDNLELVRGVYPDFDKKSYLAGTQQPVFFGSALNNFGVRELLDCFIEIAPSPRPKKAEERLVDAGEKEMSGFVFKIHANMDPKHRDRLAFIKIVSGTFERNKPYLHVRNGKKLKFSSPNAFFAEKKEIVDISYPGDIVGLHDTGNFKIGDTLTEGEELHYKGIPSFSPEHFRYINNADPMKSKQLYKGIDQLMDEGVAQLFTLEMNGRKVIGTVGALQFEVIQYRLEHEYGAKCTYENFPVFKACWVEPSDPKNDEFKEFKRVKQKFLAKDKRNQLVFLADSQFSLQMTQQKYPSVKLHFVSEFN from the coding sequence ATGAGTTTTAAAGATGAGATTCAACGGCGTAGAACCTTCGGAATAATATCACACCCAGATGCAGGTAAGACCACATTAACAGAGAAACTTCTGTTATTTGGCGGAGCTATTCAGGAAGCTGGAGCCGTAAAAAACAATAAAATAAAAAAAACGGCGACCAGTGACTTTATGGAAATAGAGCGCCAAAGAGGTATTTCTGTGGCTACCTCGGTACTTGCGTTTATATATAAGGATAAAAAAATAAATATTCTTGATACTCCTGGTCACAAAGATTTTGCTGAAGATACGTTTAGAACACTCACCGCAGTAGACAGCGTTATTGTAGTGGTTGACGTTGCCAAAGGTGTGGAAGAGCAAACCGTAAAACTGGTAGAAGTATGCCGCATGCGTAGCATACCTATGATTGTTTTTATAAACAAGCTGGATAGGGAAGGACGCGATGCTTTTGACCTTCTTGATGATTTGGAGCAAAAACTGGGCCTTGCCGTTACTCCTTTGAGTTTTCCAATTGGTATGGGATACGATTTTAAAGGAATCTATAATATATACGAGAAAAATATCAACCTTTTTAGTGGAGATAGTAAAAAAAATATTGAAGAAACGATTGCTTTTGATTCTATTGAGAGTCCGGAGTTAGAGCAAATTATTGGCAACAGTGCTGCTGAAGAACTGCGTGACAATCTAGAATTGGTAAGAGGTGTATATCCGGACTTTGATAAGAAAAGCTACTTAGCAGGTACACAACAACCTGTATTTTTTGGTTCTGCCCTGAACAATTTTGGCGTTCGTGAGTTATTAGATTGTTTTATTGAAATTGCCCCGTCTCCACGTCCTAAAAAAGCTGAAGAAAGACTTGTAGATGCCGGTGAAAAAGAAATGTCCGGTTTTGTATTTAAAATTCATGCCAATATGGACCCCAAGCATCGTGATCGATTGGCATTCATAAAAATTGTTTCCGGAACGTTTGAACGAAACAAACCCTATCTACATGTTAGGAATGGCAAAAAGTTAAAGTTTTCTAGTCCGAATGCTTTTTTTGCCGAGAAGAAAGAGATTGTAGACATATCATACCCAGGAGATATTGTAGGGCTTCATGATACCGGTAATTTTAAAATCGGAGATACGCTTACGGAAGGTGAGGAACTACATTACAAAGGCATACCTAGCTTTTCTCCTGAGCATTTTAGATACATTAACAATGCTGACCCCATGAAGTCCAAGCAACTTTACAAAGGAATTGACCAGTTAATGGATGAAGGCGTAGCCCAGTTATTTACCCTTGAGATGAATGGAAGAAAGGTAATTGGAACTGTTGGAGCACTTCAATTTGAAGTTATTCAATACCGTCTAGAGCATGAGTACGGAGCCAAATGCACTTATGAAAACTTTCCTGTATTTAAAGCCTGTTGGGTAGAACCGTCTGATCCTAAAAACGATGAGTTTAAAGAATTTAAAAGGGTGAAGCAGAAGTTTTTAGCAAAGGATAAGCGAAATCAATTAGTCTTTCTTGCCGATTCGCAATTCTCATTACAAATGACCCAGCAAAAATACCCAAGTGTAAAACTTCATTTTGTTTCTGAGTTTAATTGA